From a region of the Vibrio orientalis CIP 102891 = ATCC 33934 genome:
- a CDS encoding bifunctional 4-hydroxy-2-oxoglutarate aldolase/2-dehydro-3-deoxy-phosphogluconate aldolase, which yields MTNEMINKLKQFKVIPVIQINKVEHAIPLAKVLVDNGLPVAEVTFRTEAAAASIKAMSDAYPEMCVGAGTVLNAEQVDQAKAAGSEFVVAPGLNPNTVRYCQEIGMPIVPGVNNPSQVEQALELGLNFLKFFPAEASGGVPMVKSLLAPYVDVSLMPTGGIGKGNVNDYLAIDRVVCCGGTWMVAPSLIENEQWDEIGRLVREAVELVA from the coding sequence ATGACAAACGAAATGATCAATAAACTCAAGCAGTTCAAAGTAATCCCTGTAATTCAAATCAACAAAGTTGAGCACGCGATTCCACTGGCCAAAGTGTTAGTCGACAATGGCCTACCTGTGGCTGAAGTGACCTTCCGCACTGAAGCAGCGGCGGCATCGATTAAGGCGATGAGCGATGCGTACCCTGAAATGTGTGTCGGCGCTGGTACTGTGCTAAATGCTGAACAAGTGGATCAGGCGAAAGCCGCCGGCTCTGAGTTTGTGGTTGCGCCAGGTCTTAACCCAAACACCGTGCGTTACTGTCAAGAGATCGGTATGCCAATCGTACCTGGGGTGAATAACCCAAGTCAGGTTGAGCAAGCGCTAGAGCTAGGTCTTAACTTCCTTAAATTCTTCCCGGCTGAAGCGTCCGGTGGCGTGCCAATGGTTAAGTCACTACTGGCTCCTTATGTGGATGTTTCTCTTATGCCAACCGGTGGTATTGGTAAAGGTAACGTCAATGACTACCTAGCGATTGACCGCGTAGTTTGCTGTGGCGGTACATGGATGGTTGCACCAAGCCTGATTGAAAATGAGCAGTGGGATGAGATTGGTCGTTTGGTGCGTGAAGCTGTCGAGCTAGTCGCATAA
- a CDS encoding sugar kinase: protein MTNPLHIAFFGECMIELSGLPLKKGFGGDTLNTALYLSRLTENTPVSVSYATGLGEDSLSQQLISAWQQEGINTALVEQYRDKLPGLYMVETDQQGERSFMYWRDSAAVKSYFSASELSKLEQAMAHAELHSVYLSGISLAILDDESKVRLIEALMAFSQAGGQVIFDNNFRPQLWNTQQAQHWYSQLLPIVDIALITEDDDQLVWGVDESVEQRSARFGCKETVIKRGCEPCKVIWQQGQEFEYAYVSAERVANVADTCAAGDSFAAGYLAARLTGQTQAESATLGHQLASTVIQYSGAIIPKSAMAHLTLS, encoded by the coding sequence ATGACAAATCCTCTTCATATCGCATTCTTTGGTGAGTGCATGATCGAACTTAGCGGCCTTCCTCTCAAAAAAGGGTTTGGCGGCGACACACTTAACACCGCACTGTATTTATCCCGCTTAACTGAAAACACCCCCGTTTCTGTTTCTTATGCGACAGGCTTAGGCGAGGACTCTCTTTCTCAGCAGCTTATCTCCGCTTGGCAACAAGAAGGCATCAATACGGCTCTTGTTGAGCAATACCGCGACAAACTGCCGGGTTTGTACATGGTTGAAACAGATCAGCAAGGTGAACGCAGTTTTATGTACTGGCGAGACAGCGCGGCAGTGAAAAGCTACTTCTCTGCCAGTGAGTTGAGCAAGTTAGAGCAGGCGATGGCTCACGCTGAGCTCCATTCTGTTTACCTCAGCGGCATTAGCTTAGCGATTCTTGATGATGAAAGTAAGGTGCGGCTTATTGAGGCGTTAATGGCATTTTCACAGGCGGGTGGTCAAGTCATTTTTGATAACAACTTCCGTCCACAGCTGTGGAATACCCAACAAGCGCAGCATTGGTATAGCCAACTGTTGCCTATCGTCGATATTGCGCTGATCACGGAAGATGATGATCAGCTTGTGTGGGGAGTCGACGAAAGCGTTGAGCAGCGCAGTGCCCGCTTTGGTTGCAAAGAGACCGTGATTAAACGTGGCTGCGAACCGTGCAAAGTGATTTGGCAACAAGGGCAAGAGTTTGAGTATGCCTACGTCAGCGCTGAGCGTGTCGCAAATGTGGCCGACACTTGCGCGGCGGGTGACTCTTTTGCCGCTGGTTACTTAGCGGCGCGCCTAACGGGTCAGACTCAAGCTGAGTCTGCGACATTAGGCCACCAATTGGCTTCAACGGTAATTCAATATTCAGGTGCGATCATTCCAAAGTCAGCAATGGCGCACCTCACTCTTTCTTAA
- a CDS encoding beta-N-acetylhexosaminidase, whose translation MKRTTLTLLISGLLSTNAMAMAPNTDLNLMPYPQEVELGSGTVSIDKEFSIFIKGYDSDRVQFNAKRTMERLYRQTGLPMLHWQAESEKEATLVIDIRKGPKDAVQNLDSDESYQLEVTNGQVRISSDRPYGAFHGLETFLQLVTTDANGYSVPVVSIEDEPRFKWRGVSYDTSRHFIELDVIIRQLDAMASAKMNVFHWHIWDDQGIRIQLDNYTKLWQETADGDYYTKDEIRYVVNYARNLGIRVIPEISLPGHASAVAHAYPELMSGIGEQSYPQQRAWGVFEPLMDPTNPELYTMLASVFDEVVDLFPDEYFHIGGDEPNYQQWIDNPNIQQFIADNDLDGERGLQSYLNTKVEKMLEQRGKKMSGWDEIWHKDLPKSIVIQSWRGHDSIGRAAKEGYQGVLSTGYYLDQPQPTSYHYRNDPMPTGITVDDKLHSGEKFETYDWVKPRNKGGPRKGNLTIIEATDGSFRAFTDYNGKSREEVHILEYVPGVKFRGHFDNFMSYTEFNYEFAGGKLKEGSYQTIGNVRWPATGELVAGSSMQGSVIPQPNGGYPAELKGDEKDLILGGEITIWGENLDSMTIEQRLWPRSYAIAERLWSSQELTDERSMYQRMSVMDTWSEISLGLRHHADATMMLKRLANGADVTSLQTLAKYIEPAQYYARHWEKWISTPTKGDLYNQYERLNRFADALAVESLSVYEMNDLVAEYAKGDKAALDKLALHYQTAALAAQQAEPIFANNVASVETVKVAQATVKIAQLANTLIELAKKGESVRAADAAEYQRVIDENAIILDETIVAIVKPTENLLHTLAK comes from the coding sequence ATGAAAAGAACGACTCTAACTCTATTGATTTCTGGACTGTTAAGCACCAACGCGATGGCTATGGCTCCGAACACTGACCTTAACCTTATGCCTTACCCACAGGAAGTGGAGTTAGGTTCAGGCACTGTCAGCATCGACAAAGAATTTAGTATTTTTATTAAGGGATACGATTCAGACCGAGTGCAATTCAATGCGAAGCGCACCATGGAACGTTTGTACCGTCAGACAGGCCTGCCAATGCTCCACTGGCAGGCTGAGTCTGAAAAAGAGGCCACCTTGGTGATTGATATTCGCAAAGGGCCAAAAGATGCAGTGCAAAACCTTGATAGCGATGAGTCATATCAGCTTGAAGTGACTAACGGCCAAGTTCGTATTTCATCAGATCGTCCATACGGGGCATTCCATGGCCTAGAGACTTTCTTACAGTTGGTAACTACTGACGCGAATGGTTATTCGGTGCCAGTGGTGTCGATTGAAGATGAGCCTCGCTTTAAATGGCGTGGTGTTTCTTACGATACTTCACGTCATTTCATCGAACTTGATGTCATCATACGTCAACTGGATGCGATGGCGTCGGCGAAAATGAACGTGTTCCATTGGCATATCTGGGATGACCAAGGTATCCGTATTCAGCTTGATAATTACACCAAGCTTTGGCAAGAGACGGCTGACGGCGACTACTACACCAAAGATGAAATTCGCTATGTGGTGAACTATGCGCGCAATCTAGGTATTCGTGTTATTCCTGAAATTTCATTGCCAGGGCACGCTTCAGCGGTTGCTCATGCTTATCCTGAACTCATGTCGGGAATAGGCGAGCAATCTTACCCACAGCAGCGTGCTTGGGGTGTCTTTGAGCCGTTAATGGATCCAACCAACCCAGAGCTTTACACCATGTTAGCAAGCGTGTTCGATGAGGTGGTAGATCTGTTCCCAGACGAGTATTTCCACATTGGCGGCGATGAACCCAACTACCAACAGTGGATAGACAATCCTAACATCCAACAATTTATCGCTGACAATGACCTTGATGGCGAACGCGGTCTGCAATCTTACCTCAACACCAAAGTAGAGAAGATGCTTGAACAACGTGGCAAGAAGATGTCTGGCTGGGATGAGATTTGGCATAAAGACCTACCTAAGTCGATCGTTATCCAAAGTTGGCGAGGTCATGACAGCATTGGCCGTGCAGCGAAAGAGGGCTACCAAGGCGTATTATCGACGGGCTATTACCTTGATCAGCCTCAGCCTACCAGCTACCACTACCGCAATGACCCAATGCCAACCGGTATCACGGTCGATGACAAGTTGCACAGCGGTGAAAAGTTTGAAACTTATGACTGGGTTAAACCACGTAATAAGGGTGGTCCGCGTAAAGGTAACTTAACCATTATTGAAGCAACAGATGGCTCATTCCGCGCCTTTACCGACTACAACGGCAAGTCGCGTGAAGAAGTGCATATCTTAGAGTATGTTCCGGGAGTGAAATTCCGCGGTCATTTCGATAACTTCATGTCGTACACCGAATTTAACTATGAGTTTGCAGGCGGTAAGCTGAAAGAGGGTAGTTATCAGACTATTGGTAATGTTCGTTGGCCAGCCACGGGTGAGCTAGTGGCGGGGAGTTCGATGCAAGGCAGCGTTATTCCACAGCCAAATGGCGGTTATCCTGCTGAGCTAAAAGGTGACGAAAAAGATCTGATCTTGGGTGGTGAAATCACTATTTGGGGTGAGAACTTAGACTCAATGACCATTGAACAGCGTCTATGGCCGCGCAGCTATGCGATTGCAGAGCGTTTGTGGTCAAGCCAAGAACTTACCGATGAGCGCAGCATGTATCAGCGTATGAGTGTGATGGATACTTGGTCTGAGATCTCATTGGGTCTGCGTCACCATGCGGATGCGACCATGATGCTAAAACGTCTTGCCAATGGTGCCGATGTCACGTCACTACAGACACTAGCTAAGTACATTGAGCCTGCTCAGTACTATGCACGTCACTGGGAAAAATGGATTTCAACGCCAACCAAAGGCGACCTTTATAACCAGTACGAACGTTTAAATCGATTCGCTGATGCACTAGCTGTTGAAAGCCTATCGGTTTATGAAATGAACGACCTGGTGGCTGAGTATGCCAAAGGCGATAAAGCGGCGTTAGATAAACTGGCGCTACATTACCAAACGGCAGCTTTAGCAGCGCAGCAAGCAGAACCAATTTTTGCCAACAATGTGGCCTCGGTTGAGACGGTAAAAGTGGCGCAGGCAACGGTTAAAATTGCACAGTTAGCCAACACTTTGATTGAACTTGCTAAAAAGGGCGAGTCAGTCAGGGCGGCGGATGCGGCTGAATATCAGCGCGTTATTGATGAGAATGCTATCATTCTCGACGAAACCATTGTCGCGATAGTGAAACCAACTGAGAACCTACTCCACACTTTAGCTAAATAG